AAAAGTTGATGTAGAAAAAAGATTACCGGTATTCTATAAAGGCATAAAACTGGACTGTGGTTATCGTATTGATATGCTGGTGGAAAAGCAAATTGTAATTGAATTAAAATCAGTAGATAAATTGACAGCTTTACATATGTCTCAACTACTTTCTTACATGAGATTATCAAACAAAAAGTTGGGTTTGTTAATTAATTTTAATACAAGGTTTTTAAAAGACGGAATTAAAAGAGTAGTTTTATAAATAATATATATCAATTGTTTACAAAACATTAATTGATAATTACATATACATGCCAAGTAAACAGTAAAATAAAGACTTAAGTGGAATGACTACAAATTTTGATGCTGAGAGGCAACTAGATTTTCATTAAGCAATACCATCTTCTTTTCACTTTGTGCCCTTTGTGGTTAAAAATTTATTTAGACTAATTGGAGAGTATGATTTTTAAAGCTGTTAGTAAATTAGAAATATTGAGGTTTAAAAATTGAGCTTAAAGTAGATAGTTAATGATTTAGTACCACAAAGAGCACGAAGGGAAAATAAGGTGTGGTAGGTAAATGGTAATCCTTACGCCTCAGCATCTTACTCTATAGTCAATCCATTTTTAGAAATTATATTGTAAAGTCTCATTTTTAAATCACTAATTAAGTTAAATCTGAAACCTCTTCATACCCTTTGCGCCCTTAGCGGTTAAAAACCATTTTAATCTAATTGGGGAGTATGATTTTTAAAGATTAATGTAACAATATTTGAGGTTTAAAAATCAAGCTTGCAGGAAATAGTTAAGGGTTTTTAGTACCACAAAGTGCCCGAAGGGAAAAGAAGGTGTGGCAGGTAAATGGTAATCCTTACGCCTCAGCAGCATAATCTATAGACAATCCATTTTTTTAAGTCTTAATTATTAATCCTTCATTTTTAAACTACCAATTAAGTTAAATCCAGAAACCCTTTGTGCACTTAGTGGTTAAAAATTTATTTAGACTAATTTGAGAGTATGATTTTTAAAGCTGTTATTAAATTACAATATTTTAGGTTTAAAAATTGAGCTTAAAGTTAATAGGTAATGTTTTTAATACCACAAAGTGCACGAAGGGAAAATAAGGTGGTATTGCTTAATGGTAATCCTTACGCCTCAGCATCTTAATTAATAGTCAATCCATTTTCAGGAATTTTATTGCAAAGTTTTATTTTTAAATCACCAATTAAGTTAAATCCAGAAACTTCTTAGTGCCCTTTGTGCCCTTAGTGGTTAAAAAATTATTTAGACTAACCGGAGAGTATGATTTTTAAAGCTTTAATTATATTACAAGTATTAGAGATTTAAAAATCAAGTTTGCAGTTAATATTTAATGGTTTTTAGTACCACAAAGTGCACGAAGGGAAAATAAGGTGGTATTGCTTAATGGTAATCTTTACGCCTCAGCATCTTAATTAATAGTCAATCCATTTATAGAAAATTTTATGAAAAGCTTCATTTTTAAACTACCAATTAAGTTAAATCCAAAAACCTCTTCGTGCCCTTTGTGCCCTTTGTGGTTTAAAATTTATTTTAACTAATTGGAGAGTGTGATTTTAAAAGCTTAATGTAATAGTTAAAAAGATACTGTTACACGTAGTCCAGCTAGCATTAGTCAATAAGAAATAAAAAAAATAAGAGTAGGTATAAGAGTACACTTAATAAGGCTTCCGAAAAAGCCGAACAATAAAAAATGAAGTATAGTATTAGGCAGCTAAGATATTTTTCTTAGAATTGTTTTCAACAAACATCCTTTTATGAATTTTAGGGTCTCTAACAACATAAGGATTTCTATTCTTAAGAACAGAAAAAACATATCTAAGTAACTTATTCATAACAGCAACAACGCGAACTTTCTTT
This Clostridium sp. 'deep sea' DNA region includes the following protein-coding sequences:
- a CDS encoding GxxExxY protein; its protein translation is MEKLYKLILDSAFEVHSLLGPGLFENTYKQCLSHELKLRDVKVDVEKRLPVFYKGIKLDCGYRIDMLVEKQIVIELKSVDKLTALHMSQLLSYMRLSNKKLGLLINFNTRFLKDGIKRVVL